CGACGATCCCGGCGACGGTCTCGACCGCGCGTTCGGCGGGGCTGTCGTCGCGGAGCAGGCCGACCAGGCGGCGGAGGTCCTCGAGGACGGCGGTGCTCTGCTCCCGGACCTGGCGGACACCCTCGTGCGCGCGCTCGGGGTCGGTGTCGATCTGGCGGTCGATGACGGCGGACATGAGTGCGATCCCGGAGAGGTGGTGGGCGGCGATGTCGTGGAGCTCCCGGGCCATGGCGGCGCGTTCGCGGGAGACGGCGGCGTCGATCAGGGCGTCCTGCTCCCGGTCGACCGCAGTGGCCTCGGCGGTGCGGGCGACACGGACCTCACGGCGGGACAGCACCACCAGGGTGACGAGCAGCGGCAGGCCGACGGCACCGACGGCCTGCAGGACGCCCTGGCCGACCGAGTTGGTGAGTCCGAATGCGAAGTCGGAGCGGAACGGCCCGTACAGGGTGCCGAACAAGGCGGCGCCGCCGGCGACGACCAGGACGGACGCCGCGGCGAGCGCCAGCCACAGGCGGGCGAGCGGCTCACGCAGCGCGGCGAGGACGACGGCGACGACCACCGGCAGGACCGTGATCCCGAACAGGTCGGCCGACCGCGACGCGATGACGGCGACGAGCACCGGCAGCGCCGCGACCACCACGAGCACGGTACGGGGCGCTCGACGGGCGGCGAGGAGCGCGGCGGACTGGGCGAGCAGGCCGAGGGACAGGATCGTCCACGCGGTGCTCGCGACGGCCGGGTAGTGGGAGGCGGGGCCGATGTGGTCCGTGTCGGCAGCGTCGAGCGGCGGCAGGCCGAGCACGAGCCCGAGGGCGACCACGGCGGTGCCGAGGGCGACGAGGACGTCGGTGCGGCGCTCGCGGGTGGTGGCGGTACGCCGGGCGGGTGCAGCGCCCCCGGCCTCGGCCTGGGGGCGCTGCGCGAGCGGCTCAGCGGGTGCCATGCTGCGATCCTACGAGGGGCTTCGCCGACGGGATCGGGGCGTCGATGGGCAGCGCCCGACGGGCCGGGTCGTACCCGAGACGTCCGCGGGTGACGACGAGCAGCACCACGGCGGTGATCGTCGACATGATCGTCAGGCCGATCATCAGCGTGCCGGCGGTCATGCTCGGGTACATCGTCGGGAAGAACGTCGAGATGGTGTTGTTCACGCCGACGTGCAGGAGCAGGGCCAGCGGCAGGCTCTCGCCGGTCTTGTTGAACACCTGGACCATCAGGACGTTGAAGGTGATCGTGAACAGGGCGAACACGACGGGCTCGCTCCAGTGCGCGTTCGGCCACCCGCCCCAGTCGCTGAGGTACAGCGGCATGTGCCACAGCGCCCACACCGGGCCGAGGATCGCGGCAGCGCCGAGCCCACCGAAGCGGTGCTGCAGGCGGGGCAGGGCGAAGTCGCGCCAGCCCGGCTCCTCGCTCAGGCCGGTCGAGAACAGCTGGATGACCAGGCCCGGCACGACGGCCGCGAACACGAGGGCGGTCGGCGCGTGCACGTCCCCGCCGGCGAACGGCAGCGCGGACACGATGATCAGGGCCGGCACGACGACGAGCGCGAGGGCGTACCAGTACCAGGCGACCCGCCAGCGGAACAGGCGTCCGACCCAGCGGCGGAGGCCCGGGCGCCCGTCCGCCACGGCCGTAACGATGAACGCGCCGCCGAGCGGGCCGAGCAGCGCGCCGGGCAGCACCCCGGTGAACTGCGCGCTGCCGAGGACCTCGGCGAAGTGGATGTCCCACACGCCCATGCCGTGCGGCGACAGGATGTACGGGACCCACGCGAGCCAGCTCAGCCCGAGCGCGAGGGTGAAGAACGACCCGAGCGGGTGCCGCGCGACGACACCGCGGATCCCGTGCCGGTCCTGCGGTGCGGTGCCGGCCTGCGACCGGGCTTCGATGGTGTTCGTCATGACGTCGACGCTACGAAGCGTGCCGCGCTGCGACGACCGGCGGAGGGAGGCACCTGCCGGACTTGCATCGAAGGATGCAGGCCGTCCGGCGCCGCCACCGGCGGCTCCCCCGCCGCGGCCGGTGCGGACGGGAGGCGCGGGGCCAGCCCGCACCGCGCCTCCCGTCCGGCTCCTGGTGCGACGACTACCGCTCGTTGCCAGCGCGGAGCCAGGCGATGTAGTCCGCTGCGGCCGCCGCCGTGTCGTACTCCGGGGTGAACCCGGTGTCCTCCCGGAGCCGGGTGGTGTCGAGCCACTGCTGCGGCTGGTCCGGTCCGACGGGCAGGTCGACCGCGAAGTCGGGCACGACGGTCCGGATCGCCTCGACGACGTCGGCGTTGCTCGTGGCCCGCCCCGACGCGACGTTGTAGGTCGGGTGTCGCAGCTCAGGGGTCCGCATCAGGAGGGCGAGGGCACGTCCGGTGTCCTTGACGTACAGGAGGTCGAGCGCGTCGTTTCGGTGCGGAGGAGCCGCGAGCCCGGAGACGTCCGGCGTCGTGCCGCGCGCGGCCCCGAGGGCGAGGGACGGAGCGGCGAAGAACGGGTCGGGCTGGTGTCCGCCGGGGCCCCACGTGCCGGAGATCCGCGCCGAGACGATCTGCACGTCCGTCTGGTCCGACAGGTGCAGGGCGAGCAGTTCGGCGATCTTCTTGAACGTCGGGATGGCGTGCACGTGGCGGAACGAGATCGGGTCGTCCTCGGAGAGCGGCCCGGCGCCACCGAACCCGTAGACGCCGATCGTGCTCGCGGTGACCACGCGCGGGACCTTCCACGCCTCGGCAGCACGCACGATGGTGAGGAAGGCCTCGATGGCGGTGCTCGTGGCGTCCACGGGGTCGCCGCCGTCGGTCGCCCAGGGCAGTGCCACCGCGAGGTGCACGATGCCGGTGATCGGGAAGCGGCGGCCGACGGCGAGGACGGCCTCGAGGTCGCCGACGTCCGCCTGGACGACGTGCACGGGGAGGTCGGCGAGCTGCGGCGGGACCTCCGGCGTCCGACGCTGGAGCAGGACGCACTCCTCCCCGGCCTCGACGAGGGACCGGACGGTGTGGGAGCCGATGAAGCCGGCGCCTCCGGTGACGAGGATCATGACGAGCCTTTCGTTCAGACCACTGATCGTCAGCGGTACTGACGATCAGCCTAGGGCTAGGATCGGACCATGTCCAGCGAAGCCCGACCGTCCGACGTCCTCGGGTACCTCCTCAAGCACGCGACGATGACCCTCGCGGAGCGGACGGACACCGCGCTCGCCCCGCTGTCGATCGACGGCAAGGAGTTCGGCGCACTGCGGGTCCTCGCCCGGCGCGAGCCGATGTCCCAGCTCCAGGTGGCACAGACCCTCGGGATCGACCGGACGACGATGGTCGCGCTCCTCGACACCCTCGAGCGGAAGGGCATCGTGGCGCGACACCCCGACCCGGCCGACCGCCGCCGCAACGTCGTCGAGCTCACGGAGCAGGGGGAACGGGTGGTCGACGCGGCCGAGACGCTCCGTCGCCAGGTCGAGGAGGAGTTCCTCGCACCCGTCAGCGCGGCCGACGGCGAGCGTCTGCGACGGACGCTCCGGGCGCTGCTCGAGGAGGGGTCGCCCAACCGCCAGCAGTCGACGGCCGCTGATCAGCGGCGCTGAGCGATCACCGGCGCTGATCGATCACCGATCAGCAGCGTTGGGCGGACGTCCGTCAGTACCCGCGGTCCGCCGCCACGGCAGCCAGCACCACCGGGTCCTCGCAGCCGCGCGCGAACCCCGCGATCCGCCGGTCGATGTCCCGCTGGAGCACGAGCACGCCGATCCGTTCGGCGATCGGCGCGAGCCACTGCGGTCGGCACGTGAAGTTGTAGCGCCAGACCGCCAGGGCGTGCCCCGGCTGCCCCTCCGCCGCACTGAAGCGCCAGCCGCCGCCCATGCGCTCGAAGAACCACGAGCCCTTCGTCATCTTCATCCCGACGTTCGAGGGCGGGTTGTACGAGACGTACTCGCTCTCCATCGCCAGGCCGAACCGCTGCACCGTGTACGTCCGCACGCCCTTGCCGGGCACGGTCGCACCGATGAGGTGCTGCCGCCGGATGAACGGGTCCCACCGCTTCCGGACCTCGCCCTGCGTCTGCGAGACGGCGAAGGCGACGTCCACGTCGACGGGGACGACACAGCGGGACTCGACGACGGGCATGCGCCCATGCTGGCACGCGGCGGGGCCGCGGGACGGGAGGCCCGGGGCGGGCCCGCACCGCGCCTCCCGTCCGGCAGGGACACGACTGTCGACGGACTCGCTACTCGTCGCCGCTCACGAGCCCCTGCCGCCGCTCGCGTGCCACTCGGACCGACCGATGGCCGACTCACGACCGGACGGCGGCGCTTGATCGAATGGCGCGATGACACTTGACTTCCGCGACGCGACGCCTGGCGACGCCCTGCAGGTGACCCGGGTGCACAGACGACTGCGGGAGGCCTACTACACAGATGCTCTCGATCCGCTCGACGCAGCTCACGATCGCTTCCCGACGTGGGCCGACATGTTGACCCGGACCGACACCTGGTGTCTCGTCGCCGTGCAGGACGGGCACCTGACCGGTTTCGTCGCCGCTCGGGCACCGCCGAGCTTGAGGTGCGGGACGGGAACGACCGGGCCAAGAGCTTCTACTCGCATCGGCGGTCTCCACCTCGTCAGCTGTGCCGGAGCTGGGCGCCTCTCTTCTTCCGCTTCTCTCGGCGGAGGAGCCATGTCCAGCAGGTAGCGCCAACAGCGCTCATCCCGAGGCCAATGAGTCCGATCTGCACGTCGACGCCGAGGTTGTGCCGGTAGGTGGCGAGGATCTTGTCGGAGCGGACGCCAGCGTGGTCGACGTCAGTCGGGTCGTACATCACCTGCAGCCGTTCACCGACCGTGTAGTAGTCGTTGCACGCCGGGTACTTCGTCAGCTCCCACGTGTGGGGTGAACCGTTGGCCTCACCCTTCACGATGGGGATGCATTCGGTGTGGCCGCCTGTCTTGCCTGCGCCGGAGTAGTGCCGGACGTCGATGTCGATGACGGTCCCCGTGGTGACCTCACTGATGCTGCGCAGGTGCGAGTCAGCGTGCATGTCGTAGTTGTCCGCGACGAGACCGAACACGCAGCCGAAGATGGACACGACTCCGAGGATCGGAGCGATCACAAACCCGGCGAGGAACAGTGCTGCGCCGCCGAGGAACTTCCAGGTGTACCTGTCTCGGAACCACGGCTTCGTCGCTGCAGTCGGCTCAGTCATGCGCGTTTGGTCTTCTTCCGCTTGGAGGTGATGAGTTGCATGGCGAACAGCGTGCCGCCTCCACCGAACGCCGGTCCACCGGTCGCGGCGAGGATGACGTCGTGCCGGACAGCGGCTTCGAACCGATGCCGGGCTGCTTCGTCCTCGATGGCGACGTCGTGCTCGTCGGTGATGGGTGGGGCGACCAGCATCTGCAACCGCTGCCCCTTCATGAACGCGGTCGGGTTGTCGATGGCCCGGTACTTCGACAGTTCTACCGCGGTGCTCTGGGCACATCCACGCTCAGCGGTTCCGGCGGCGAAAAGTCGACGGTGTTGTACTGGATGGGGCATCCGTCGGCGATGACCGCCGACTGCAATGCAGAGCGGGCAGACTAGTCGCCGACGGGAAGGACAGCGCGCACGTCGAGCCACGCACCGCGCGCGGCTTCAGTCAGCAGGATCATCCGGCCAGCCTGGCACGGCAGACGCCGTCATCCGCGCGAAGCAATCCCAGTCGACGATCGGCTGACGGGCGCGCTGGCTCTGGCGCACACCCGCCAGAAGACGTTCGCTGACCGAGGCAGCACCGAGCAACGCACTCCGGCGACGAGTCGTGTGCGGAGAAGACGAGTTGTCCGCGCGGCGGCAGCACCCCGCGTCGCCTCCCGCTCACGCTGTGGTCACACTCAGGAAACCAGCGCGACAGACGACGCCACCAGCATCGTCGCGTGACCGCACACCGACCACTCCCCCGAGCCTCCCGACGGAGGACCACCGCCCTGGGCGCCACCGCCCTCGCCGTGGCTGCCGCCGTCGGCGTCCCCGCCCTGACCGCCTCCCCCGACCCGGCCACCGCGGCTGCCGCGCCCGCTGCCGCCCCCACCGACCTGGCGTCCCGCTTCACGCTCGCGGTGCTGCCGGACACGCAGTTCTACTCCCGCTACTCGGCGTCGCAGTTCCTCCCCCGGTACGGCGACGACCCGTTCCACGTGCAGACGCAGTGGCTCGCGGAGCACGCCGACGACCTGCACGTCCCGTTCGTCACCCACGTCGGCGACGTCGTCGACCAGGTCGGGCAGGCCGGTGAGTGGCAGGCCGCCGACCGCGCGATGTCCGTGCTCGACGACGCCGGCCTGCCGTACAGCGTGACGACCGGCAACCACGACGTGCGGAACTCCGCCGACACGGTCTTCGACACCTCGTACGACCTCGCCGCCGAGCCGTACCTGCAGACCTTCCCGGCCTCCCGCGCGGCCGGGCAGCCGACCGTCGAGTCGGGCACCGACCGCACCGGCCTGAGCCAGTTCCACGTCTTCGAGGCCGAGGGGCAGCGCTTCCTCTCCCTCGCGCTGCCGTGGCGGGCCTCCGACGAGACACTCGCGTGGGCGGACCAGGTGATCGCCGCCCACCCGACGCTGCCGACGATCCTCACCTCGCACGAGGTCATCAACATCGCCACCGACGGGCTCACCGCGGTCGACACGGCCTACGGCGAGCGCCTGTGGAAGCAGCTCATCGCGCCGAACGACCAGGTCTTCCTGACGCTGAACGGGCACTTCCACGGCTCCACCTGGAAGGAGCGGACGAACGACGCCGGGCACGCCGTCACCCAGGTGCTCATCGACCACCAGATGGACTACGAGGGTGGCGACGGCTACCTCGGGCTGATGGAGTTCGACCTGACGAACGGCACCCTCGCGATGCAGACCGCCTCGCCGTGGGTGACGTGGAAGCCGACCGAGACGCTGACCTCGTACGACCAGCCGCTCCTCGACGGTGCGAACCAGCGGTACAGCGTGCCGGTCGACTTCCGCACCCGGTTCGCCGGCTTCGCCCCGGACTTCCGCGCCGGCACCGCGGACGAGCCGCCGCTCATCGAGCGCGCCCGGCAGATGCTGCTCGACGGCTTCACGGGCGCGCCTCCGGTCAGCACCGAGCTGCCCGGCGGCCGTGCCGACCACACCGACGTCGACGGCACCCTGGCGTGGTGGCGCCCCGGTG
The sequence above is drawn from the Curtobacterium sp. L6-1 genome and encodes:
- a CDS encoding SRPBCC family protein, which gives rise to MPVVESRCVVPVDVDVAFAVSQTQGEVRKRWDPFIRRQHLIGATVPGKGVRTYTVQRFGLAMESEYVSYNPPSNVGMKMTKGSWFFERMGGGWRFSAAEGQPGHALAVWRYNFTCRPQWLAPIAERIGVLVLQRDIDRRIAGFARGCEDPVVLAAVAADRGY
- a CDS encoding NAD-dependent epimerase/dehydratase family protein; translated protein: MILVTGGAGFIGSHTVRSLVEAGEECVLLQRRTPEVPPQLADLPVHVVQADVGDLEAVLAVGRRFPITGIVHLAVALPWATDGGDPVDATSTAIEAFLTIVRAAEAWKVPRVVTASTIGVYGFGGAGPLSEDDPISFRHVHAIPTFKKIAELLALHLSDQTDVQIVSARISGTWGPGGHQPDPFFAAPSLALGAARGTTPDVSGLAAPPHRNDALDLLYVKDTGRALALLMRTPELRHPTYNVASGRATSNADVVEAIRTVVPDFAVDLPVGPDQPQQWLDTTRLREDTGFTPEYDTAAAAADYIAWLRAGNER
- a CDS encoding MarR family winged helix-turn-helix transcriptional regulator, with amino-acid sequence MSSEARPSDVLGYLLKHATMTLAERTDTALAPLSIDGKEFGALRVLARREPMSQLQVAQTLGIDRTTMVALLDTLERKGIVARHPDPADRRRNVVELTEQGERVVDAAETLRRQVEEEFLAPVSAADGERLRRTLRALLEEGSPNRQQSTAADQRR
- a CDS encoding sensor histidine kinase is translated as MAPAEPLAQRPQAEAGGAAPARRTATTRERRTDVLVALGTAVVALGLVLGLPPLDAADTDHIGPASHYPAVASTAWTILSLGLLAQSAALLAARRAPRTVLVVVAALPVLVAVIASRSADLFGITVLPVVVAVVLAALREPLARLWLALAAASVLVVAGGAALFGTLYGPFRSDFAFGLTNSVGQGVLQAVGAVGLPLLVTLVVLSRREVRVARTAEATAVDREQDALIDAAVSRERAAMARELHDIAAHHLSGIALMSAVIDRQIDTDPERAHEGVRQVREQSTAVLEDLRRLVGLLRDDSPAERAVETVAGIVDLVERARFRSDVRLEVLPGARADAGDRPLGEGVGPLAQLAAYRTVQEALANAALHAPGAPCSVTIDDRADDHLAVRVANGPASVPSVGSTPAGGNGIRGMRERAELVGASLQVGPTDGGGWLVALTLGREAQPTSATSATDPEVAR
- a CDS encoding CPBP family intramembrane glutamic endopeptidase — its product is MTNTIEARSQAGTAPQDRHGIRGVVARHPLGSFFTLALGLSWLAWVPYILSPHGMGVWDIHFAEVLGSAQFTGVLPGALLGPLGGAFIVTAVADGRPGLRRWVGRLFRWRVAWYWYALALVVVPALIIVSALPFAGGDVHAPTALVFAAVVPGLVIQLFSTGLSEEPGWRDFALPRLQHRFGGLGAAAILGPVWALWHMPLYLSDWGGWPNAHWSEPVVFALFTITFNVLMVQVFNKTGESLPLALLLHVGVNNTISTFFPTMYPSMTAGTLMIGLTIMSTITAVVLLVVTRGRLGYDPARRALPIDAPIPSAKPLVGSQHGTR